In Vicia villosa cultivar HV-30 ecotype Madison, WI unplaced genomic scaffold, Vvil1.0 ctg.001134F_1_1, whole genome shotgun sequence, the following proteins share a genomic window:
- the LOC131633513 gene encoding secreted RxLR effector protein 161-like — MIGSLLYLIANRPDITFTVGVCARYQTEPKASHLNQVKRILKCVNGTSDYGILYTNGSNPVLTGYCDADWARSADDRKSTSGGCFFLGSNLISWFSEKQNCVSLSTTEAEYIAAGSSCSQLV, encoded by the coding sequence atgattgGTAGCCTGTTATATCTGATAGCCAACAGACCAGATATTACATTTACAGTTGGAGTGTGTGCCAGATATCAAACAGAGCCAAAGGCAAGTCACTTAAATCAAGTCAAGAGAATTCTTAAATGTGTAAATGGGACTTCAGACTATGGCATACTGTACACCAACGGAAGTAACCCTGTCTTGACTGGATACTGTGATGCTGACTGGGCtagaagtgctgatgacagaaaaagcacATCTGGAGGATGTTTCTTTCTAGGTAGCAACCTTATATCGTGGTTCAGcgagaaacaaaattgtgtctccTTATCTACTactgaagcagagtacatagcagCTGGTAGTAGTTGTTCACAATTGGTCTAG